The following coding sequences lie in one Desmodus rotundus isolate HL8 chromosome 1, HLdesRot8A.1, whole genome shotgun sequence genomic window:
- the SEC16A gene encoding protein transport protein Sec16A isoform X10, producing the protein MQPPPQAVPPSVVGPPPAGSPPSMLWSSSSYRRQAPASARGAAVTCPLQPVTDPFAFSRQALQNDSPGGSSKSSPPVLPGPAPPAFLQHPGLPVPHTNAADSCQGPRELLPRPLSQPWPGASPFSSVLTPPVPPGPEMSRRAEVASSPERHVQAQYVPAAGPDALHGGLPGPARPPSGQNPHSSAAAAPVFSQPHQQVPGQWGPMQGGLQASGQHYRPCPEGPFPSAVPQASGVSHFPALSSLPQGPDYEQHSPPVTGPLAGDGREEAACTQSGDHSASNVGLDSALRQSAGAGGPRAGWEARPSHADPARMSPFAQGNSPESRLYCPLGAGAGAGWALPEASSGALSMFFQGGERENEETLSSENTGSAAQSGGDGSFPSAGLGPPPAHGSAGGIYQASLRGLRSETTQQGGDTQPYFPWSMGTQHDKPPTRSTAADLWGDMAGSGPHATGGSHCENVENLEFTQNQEVLPSEPPGLDASSPGDQLRYGPLPGPAVPRLSVVGHAGGSGSNLEALDAPLYPVRSDSVSSSYSSKSHRSASGAARPQDLGTFIQQEAGKPEDEASGSFFKQIDSSPVGGETDETTGSPSYRSSLSQPLTPSPPKPTGVFQTSANSSFEPVRSHLVGVKPVEADRANVVGEAKVTHTPQKRRPAAAPPDACPGNLEQPPDNMETLLPPQACPLPPTAPAEAGHGLPHPGGPPLETVLLTPEKRPSARAPGAMKCESPATTLWAQNELPDFGGNILLAPAAPALHVPGKPQPSDVIQPPDEGVSSQLPRQPGCLLPLQSRNSIGASENLENPPKMGEEEALPSQASSGYASLLSSPPTESLQNQPVLIAQPDQSSNQAQPIHFPASLSNANGKAQSWRDARVGDRSAVSTGATGGDSGETAPLSGVPASSLICSPLPNSLAQSNFPQASGTSEVVSTQPANLPVQPPSHPTPKTLLPEGPKMLEVENALPELVNSPAGSAGFVLVSPANTALGPRSNEADRPSNQEETPGALDFTLNRTLEHPVRLCSPSLSEGPASHQQTTPSHPRQPGPGVHDPDCLYQQVAKGAQEQRGLERVQQGPAPPPPQGPRAAPSEPSNPESLPLRGQPPNSASPAPADPTQQLLPRPPRSSSASLVSSSPSQASAPLGQQWAQPLPLDLASYYYYRSPYDGYQAQYPSPYPPDPGTAPLYYQDVYGLYEPRYRPYDSTAPAYADNYRCPEPERPSSRASHCSDRPSARRGHPEGHSNSERGWSSQSDYASYYCGRYDYGEPGRWDRYPYGSRFRDPRPYDRSYWFDADYELYRKESYAYADRPERYDDPWKYDPRFTGSFDDDPEPHRDPYGDDADRRSVHSEHSAQSLRSAPSRHSSFSAHSQQSQVYRSRSVAVGPYEAPPPPSSFHGDYAYDTCVSNFSGTQGFTEYGYPVDAGWPAVEQAPSRPTSPEKFSVPHVCARFGPGGQLIKVIPNLPSEGQPALVEVHSMETLLQHLPEQEEMRAFPGPLGKDDTHKVDVINFAQNKATKCLQNENLIDKESANLLWNFIILLCRQNGTVVGTDIAELLLQDHKTVWLPGKSPNEANLIDFTNEALEQAEEEESGEAQLSFLTDSQAAAASTQEKETERFRELLLYGRKKDALESAMKNGLWGHALLLASKMDGRTHARVMTRFANSLPINDPLQTVYQLMSGRMPAASTCCGDEKWGDWRPHLAMVLSNLSHNVEVESRTMATMGDTLASKGLLDAAHFCYLMAQVGFGVYTKKTTKLVLIGSNHSLPFLKFATNEAIQRTEAYEYAQSLGAQSDPLPDFQVFKFIYSCRLADVGLATQAFHYCEAIARSVLLQPQSHSPVLISQLVEIASQLRLFDPQLKEKPEEESFAEPVWLVQLRRVQKQVKEGAALWSQDTAFPRPCPSTPSSEGGQRDGLGLAQPLDLGAENPLLAPPVPSTEHAGQGVWLLPSALPTLHDSQPAFPARVPVFPVPPLGPAEPGPGYGLPGAALGFAETSGPAPAALYPGPGLPPSAPSLQDSERPLRESRPQDPGAAPRDPRGGDLLAERREEDLGGKVDVGSSRTLLDSEAPLAWGAARPGALQPPSLTPAPQVENSVQAARKEAKEPKKS; encoded by the exons ATGCAGCCACCACCACAGGCTGTCCCACCCAGCGTGGTGGGGCCGCCTCCAGCTGGGAGCCCCCCGAGCATGTTGTGGTCGAGCAGCTCGTACCGGAGACAGGCGCCTGCTAGTGCCCGCGGAGCTGCGGTGACTTGCCCACTGCAGCCAGTGACGGACCCGTTTGCTTTCAGTAGACAGGCGCTTCAGAACGACTCGCCGGGTGGTTCGTCCAAGAGCAGCCCACCCGTTTtgccaggcccagccccaccagcGTTTCTTCAGCACCCCGGTCTGCCTGTGCCTCACACAAATGCTGCGGACAGCTGCCAAGGACCACGTGAGCTTTTGCCAAGACCTCTGTCCCAGCCTTGGCCAGGGGCGAGTCCCTTTTCCAGCGTGCTGACCCCCCCGGTACCACCCGGGCCTGAGATGAGCAGGAGGGCTGAGGTCGCTTCCAGCCCCGAGCGCCATGTGCAGGCCCAATACGTTCCAGCAGCAGGTCCGGACGCTCTGCATGGGGGCCTCCCTGGGCCTGCCAGGCCCCCGAGCGGGCAGAACCCCCACAGCAGCGCTGCGGCAGCCCCTGTCTTCTCTCAGCCTCACCAGCAAGTGCCAGGGCAGTGGGGACCCATGCAGGGAGGCCTGCAGGCCTCGGGCCAGCATTATCGGCCCTGCCCAGAAGGGCCTTTTCCAAGTGCAGTGCCGCAGGCCTCTGGCGTGTCCCACTTCCCTGCTCTGTCCAGCCTGCCTCAGGGTCCTGACTACGAGCAGCACAGCCCTCCCGTCACAGGACCCTTGGCCGGTGACgggagagaggaggcagcctGCACGCAGAGTGGAGACCACTCAGCAAGTAACGTTGGTCTTGACAGCGCACTCCGGCAGAGCGCCGGGGCTGGGGGCCCTCGGGCTGGCTGGGAGGCCAGGCCGAGCCATGCAGACCCCGCTCGCATGAGCCCCTTCGCTCAGGGAAACAGCCCAGAAAGCCGTTTATACTGCCCTCTGGGAGCTGGGGCCGGGGCCGGTTGGGCCCTGCCAGAAGCCAGCTCAGGCGCGCTCTCCATGTTTTTccaagggggggagagagaaaacgaGGAGACCCTCTCATCTGAAAACACAGGCTCTGCTGCTCAGTCCGGCGGGGATGGTTCCTTCCCCAGTGCTGGTCTGGGCCCTCCTCCTGCGCACGGTAGTGCAGGTGGCATTTACCAGGCCTCTCTCAGAGGTCTGCGCAGCGAGACCACGCAGCAGGGAGGAGACACGCAACCTTACTTTCCTTGGTCCATGGGCACCCAGCATGATAAACCACCTACTCGGAGCACTGCTGCAGATCTGTGGGGAGACATGGCAGGCTCAGGGCCTCATGCCACTGGGGGCTCACACTGCGAGAATGTGGAGAACTTGGAGTTTACTCAGAACCAGGAGGTCCTCCCAAGCGAGCCCCCAGGTCTGGATGCTTCCTCCCCAGGTGACCAACTCAGATACGGGCCCCTTCCTGGGCCCGCGGTCCCCAGGCTCAGCGTCGTGGGCCACGCTGGAGGCAGCGGCTCAAATCTCGAGGCCCTGGACGCACCACTGTACCCAGTGCGGTCGGATAGCGTGTCCTCCAGTTACAGCAGCAAGAGCCACCGGAGTGCGTCCGGTGCCGCCAGGCCCCAGGACCTGGGCACCTTCATCCAGCAGGAAGCTGGGAAACCTGAGGACGAGGCTTCAGGGAGCTTTTTTAAGCAGATCGATTCTTCTCCTGTGGGAGGCGAGACAGATGAGACCACCGGGAGCCCCAGTTACCGTAGCAGCCTGTCCCAGCCCTTGACCCCAAGTCCCCCCAAACCTACAGGGGTATTTCAGACAAGTGCAAATAGTTCTTTTGAACCAGTGAGGTCCCACCTAGTTGGAGTAAAACCAGTCGAGGCAGATCGTGCCAATGTGGTGGGGGAGGCGAAGGTGACCCACACCCCTCAGAAGCGGAGACCGGCCGCCGCACCACCTGATGCCTGCCCTGGCAACCTGGAGCAGCCCCCGGACAACATGGagaccctcctcccaccccaggcctgtCCTCTGCCTCCCACTGCACCTGCTGAAGCCGGTCACGGGCTTCCGCACCCTGGGGGGCCGCCCTTGGAGACAGTGCTCCTGACCCCTGAGAAGAGGCCCTCGGCCCGGGCCCCAGGGGCCATGAAGTGTGAGAGTCCAGCAACGACTCTGTGGGCACAAAACGAGCTGCCAGACTTTGGGGGCAACATCCTTCtagcccctgctgcccctgcactTCACGTGCCCGGGAAACCTCAGCCGTCAGACGTGATTCAACCTCCAGACGAGGGGGTGTCCAGCCAGCTGCCCCGgcagccaggctgcctgctcCCTCTGCAGAGCAGGAACAGCATCGGTGCCTCTGAGAACCTCGAGAACCCTCCCAAGATGGGAGAAGAGGAGGCCCTTCCATCGCAGGCAAGTTCTGGTTATGCCAGTCTGTTGTCCTCACCGCCCACTGAATCTTTGCAAAATCAACCAGTCTTGATTGCTCAGCCTGATCAGAGCTCTAATCAGGCCCAGCCCATTCATTTTCCTGCGTCCTTGTCGAATGCTAATGGGAAGGCTCAGTCCTGGAGAGATGCCCGTGTCGGGGACCGATCTGCCGTGAGCACCGGGGCCACTGGGGGCGATTCTGGAGAAACCGCGCCTCTGTCTGGGGTTCCAGCCAGCTCTCTCATCTGCTCACCTCTGCCTAATAGTCTTGCCCAAAGTAATTTCCCACAAGCTTCTGGTACTTCTGAAGTGGTTTCCACTCAACCTGCTAATTTGCCAGTTCAACCACCATCTCATCCAACTCCAAAGACCTTGCTTCCAGAAGGTCCAAAGATGCTCGAGGTGGAGAACGCTCTTCCGGAGTTGGTTAACAGCCCTGCTGGGAGCGCAGGCTTCGTGCTGGTGTCGCCCGCAAACACCGCCCTGGGACCGCGTAGTAATGAGGCAGACCGGCCCAGTAACCAGGAAGAGACTCCGGGAGCCCTAGACTTCACATTAAATAGGACTTTAGAACATCCTGTAAGATTGTGTAGCCCGTCCCTTTCCGAAGGCCCAGCCTCTCATCAGCAAACCACCCCCAGTCACCCCAGACAGCCTGGGCCTGGGGTGCATGACCCAGACTGTCTCTACCAGCAGGTGGCAAAAGGTGCTCAGGAGCAGCGTGGCCTGGAGAGAGTTCAGCAGGGTCCAGCTCCTCCGCCCCCACAAGGGCCCAGAGCAGCACCTTCAGAACCCTCAAACCCAGAAAGTCTACCACTACGAGGACAGCCCCCAAACTCAGCAAGTCCAGCTCCAGCTGACCCGACCCAGCAGCTGCTCCCTCGGCCACCTCGGTCCTCCAGCGCGTCGCTCGTGTCCAGCAGCCCAAGCCAGGCATCCGCGCCCCTGGGCCAGCAATGGGCGCAGCCGCTGCCCCTGGACTTGGCGTCTTACTACTATTACAGATCCCCGTACGACGGCTACCAGGCCCAGTACCCCTCCCCGTACCCGCCGGACCCTGGTACCGCCCCGCTTTACTACCAG GACGTCTACGGCCTCTACGAGCCCAGATACAGGCCCTACGATAGCACGGCCCCCGCCTATGCCGACAACTACCGCTGCCCCGAGCCCGAGCGGCCCAGCTCCCGGGCGAGCCACTGCTCAGACCGGCCGTCTGCCAG GCGAGGGCACCCCGAAGGTCACTCGAATTCCGAACGTGGATGGAGCAGCCAGAGTGATTACGCCAGCTACTACTGCGGCCGGTACGACTACGGAG AGCCGGGTCGCTGGGATCGGTACCCCTACGGCTCCAGGTTCAGGGATCCCCGCCCCTACGACCGCAGTTACTGGTTTGATGCAGACTACGAGCTGTACAGGAAAGAAAGCTACGCTTACGCTGacag GCCTGAGAGGTACGATGACCCCTGGAAGTACGACCCTCGCTTCACGGGGAGTTTCGATGATGACCCCGAGCCCCACAGGGACCCTTATGGGGACGACGCAGACCGACGCAGCGTGCACAGCGAGCACTCGGCACAGAGCCTGCGCAGTGCACCCAGCCGCCACAGCAGCTTCAGCGCCCACTCACAGCAG AGTCAGGTTTACAGAAGTCGCAGTGTGGCTGTGGGTCCTTACgaggccccacctccacccagctccttcCACGGGGACTATGCCTATGACACCTGCGTCAGCAATTTCAGCGGCACCCAGGGCTTCACAGAGTATGGCTACCCTGTCGACGCCGGCTGGCCTGCTGTGGAGCAAG CTCCATCGCGACCCACGTCTCCTGAGAAGTTCTCGGTGCCTCACGTCTGTGCCAGGTTTGGCCCCGGGGGTCAGCTCATCAAAGTGATCCCTAACCTGCCTTCGGAAGGACAGCCGGCCTTGGTGGAAGTACACAGCATGGAG ACACTGCTGCAGCACTTGCCGGAGCAGGAGGAGATGCGCGCGTTCCCGGGGCCGCTCGGCAA AGACGACACGCATAAAGTGGATGTTATTAATTTTGCACAGAACAAAGCCACAAAATGTTTGCAGAATGAGAACTTAATTGACAAAGAGTCTGCAAATCTTCTCTGGAACTTTATCATTCTGTTATGCAGACAGAATGGG ACTGTAGTGGGAACCGACATTGCAGAATTGTTGTTACAAGACCACAAAACAGTGTGGCTTCCCGGGAAGTCACCCAACGAAGCCAACCTGATTGACTTCACGAACGAGGCCCTGGAGCAAGCGGAGGAGGAGGAGTCAGGGGAGGCCCAGCTCTCGTTTCTCACCGACAGTCAGGCCGCTGCTGCCAGCACGcaggagaaggagacagagaggttCAGAGAGCTGCTGCTCTACGGCCGTAAGAAG GATGCTTTGGAGTCTGCAATGAAAAATGGCTTGTGGGGCCATGCTCTGTTGCTCGCCAGTAAGATGGACGGCCGGACCCACGCCCGCGTCATGACCAG GTTCGCCAACAGTCTTCCCATCAACGACCCCCTGCAGACCGTCTACCAGCTGATGTCTGGGCGGATGCCTGCGGCGTCCACG TGCTGTGGAGATGAGAAGTGGGGAGACTGGAGGCCGCACCTGGCTATGGTTCTGTCCAACCTGAGCCACAACGTGGAGGTGGAGTCGAGGACAATGGCCACGATGGGCGACACGCTAG CTTCGAAGGGCCTCTTAGACGCTGCGCACTTTTGCTACCTCATGGCCCAGGTCGGATTCGGGGTTTacacaaagaaaaccacaaaactcGTCCTGATTGGATCGAACCACAG TTTACCGTTTTTAAAGTTTGCGACCAACGAAGCCATTCAGAGGACAGAAGCCTATGAGTACGCTCAGTCGCTGGGGGCCCAGTCTGACCCCTTGCCCGACTTCCAG gtGTTCAAGTTCATCTACTCGTGCCGCCTGGCGGACGTGGGGCTGGCCACCCAGGCCTTCCACTACTGTGAGGCGATCGCCAGGAGTGTCCTGTTGCAGCCCCAGAGCCACTCCCCCGTGCTCATCAGCCAGCTGGTTGAG ATCGCTTCCCAGTTACGGCTCTTCGACCCGCAGCTGAAGGAGAAGCCCGAGGAGGAGTCCTTTGCGGAGCCTGTCTGGCTGGTCCAGCTGCGGCGGGTGCAGAAGCAGGTCAAG GAGGGCGCTGCTCTGTGGAGCCAGGACACAGCCTTCCCCCGGCCCTGCCCCAGCACACCAAGCTCCGAGGGGGGACAGCGTGACGGCCTGGGGCTCGCGCAGCCCTTGGACCTGGGCGCTGAGAATCCGCTGCTGGCACCGCCTGTGCCCAGCACCGAGCACGCTGGCCAGGGCGTGTGGCTGCTGCCCTCAG CTCTGCCGACGCTCCACGACAGCCAGCCTGCCTTCCCGGCCAGGGTGCCAGTGTTCCCAGTGCCACCCCTGGGTCCTGCTGAGCCGGGGCCTGGCTATGGGCTCCCAGGGGCTGCACTTGGCTTTGCAGAGACCTCCGGGCCTGCTCCGGCAGCCCTGTACCCGGGGCCTGGCCTGCCGCCCAGCGCACCATCCCTCCAGGACAGTGAGCGCCCACTGCGGGAGTCTAGGCCCCAGGACCCAG GAGCAGCGCCGCGGGACCCCCGTGGGGGAGACTTGCTGGCGGAGCGAAGAGAAGAGGACCTTGGTGGCAAAGTCGATGTG GGCTCCTCGAGGACGCTGCTGGACTCGGAGGCCCCTCTGGCATGGGGGGCTGCCCGCCCTGGTGCCCTGCAGCCCCCGTCTCTGACACCTGCTCCCCAAGTGGAGAACTCTGTACAAGCGGCCAGAAAGGAAGCCAAGGAGCCTAAGAAG AGTTAG